ATCAGTTTCGCGGAAACCTTCCTTTTTCAGCATTGCCAATGCAGGAACGGTTTCGTCGTGGACTTGCCCAATGCCGTCACGTATCTTGCTGGGCAACAGATTCAGATAGATCGGCGAATCGGGCATCAGTTCTTCGATGAACTGCTTTGAAACCGTCGACAACGCGTCGGCCACGGAAAATTCAATCGGCATAAACTTTCCCGCAATCGCTTCAAAGAAGGGGACCGTGCCGTCCTTGTCCGCACGTCCTCGCATCTCGGCAATCACGCGATCGGCGAAGCGGTGAGGCCGCATCGCGATCAGCGCGAAACGTGCCATCGACAACCAACGACCAAAGCCATGGCCGCGGTATTTGCCACGCAGAAACAAACTGCCGATTTCCGTTGGACCATCATGGATCCTCGTCAACAGCAGCGATTGGCGTCGTTGGCGAACACCAAGCTGTTCGCTGACGTGCTCGGTTTCCACCAATTGATACGCATAAAACGGTTGATAACCGCCGGTTTTTGCATAGACCGTCGACGTGCCCGCCAGTTCGCCGGTTTGCTGGTTCACCAAAACCAAAACATACGGCTCACCGCGTGGCGAGGGACCGCTTCGCGAAAACGCGAACTCAGAATGTTCAATGCGATCAAGCAGTTGATCGCGTTTCAGTTGCAAACTGGTCAATCCGCGTGTGGCGGATTTGACCAAGTCATGCAGAGCATCAAGATCATCGATGCGAACGGCACGTAAAACCCACATCGTTTTCGACCTCTTGTGATGACTCGTGCCACACCCGCGTGCGTCGCGGTTCCATTCTATTTTACTTGGTCTGGCTCGCGAAACAACGCTAACGATTGATCCAACAACGTGATCGCCGCATCAATATGCTCGGTCGTTGTGATTGCCGGTGCGGGCAAAAAGCGAATGCGGGTCGGATCGGCTCCACAGACAAAACCAAGCAAACCAAGATCGTACATGATCCCCATCAACCGTTTTGCCTGATCAAAGCTGCCGTCACCCGGGGTGAAAGCGATCATCATTCCTTCGCCGAACGGACCCGAGATCAATCCAGGATACTTTTTGACCAACGTATTCAAAGCGTTCTCAAAGTATTCATGTCGCTTGACGTTCTGGCCATCCGCTCCGAAACAATTGCTTGATTCCAGAGCATCGAGGGTGGCAAGCCCCGTCGCAATCGACGACGAAGCTCCGGTGAACGTTTGGCTCAGAATCGGCCCGGTCGGTTTGAACGCTTCGCCGTACAGCGTTGCACAAACCTGCGTGATCTTGCCGATCGTGACGATGTCAGCGAATCGGTCGAGCCCGTAGTGCTGGAACGCAAACGGCTTGGACGTTCGCGAGAACGATTGGACTTCGTCAAAGATGATTGGGATGCCGGCTTCACGCAGCGGAACACACAGCGCTTCGAAGAAATCGTGGCTGCCGGGATAGTAGCCTCCTTCGCCTGCAATCGGTTCCGCCCAAAACGCGGCGTAGCGACCAGGGTGTCGGTTGAGCAATCGTTTCAGCTGAGCAACCGCTCGCTTGGTGCTGCCCTCGGGGTCGGCTTGTTCACGAAACGGCAGGTAATCGACCGCCAGTGCCAATGGCAAGCCGGCTCGATAGTTCGGTCGATCGGTCAGTGCGGCGAGCGCGATCGAGCGGCCGGCAAACGCGTTTTCAAACGCAATGATTCGGTTCGCAGGTGCCTTGTGGTGCAGCGCGATCTTCAGTGCGTTTTCATTCGCCATCGCCCCGCTGGTGGACAACAAACAATGATCGAATTTGGCTCCGCCAGCGGTCGCCAACTTCAACAACCGTTCGCACATCTCTAGACTCGGCGGATGTTGCTGCAGATTGCCTTGCATCACCGTGTCTTCGAGCGCCGCGTCGATTGCCGCATCAACCATTCGCGGATCACTGTGCCCGCAACCGTGCACCCCGATGCCGCCGATGAAGTCAAGCTTGACGCTGCCATCAGCCAATTGGACATAGGGTCCGTTGCCTAAACCGGCCGATAGGTACGGCCAAATCGGAGCACCCCCGCGTGCTTGGCCCAATCGCTCGAGCATCGCTTGATAACCGGGCACCAACGACTCATCCGCACCACGGACATCGTCGATCGATTTTGCATGTTCGGCAACCGCTTCGGCGATCAACCGTTTTGCCTCGGCCACACGAGGATCCGATCGAAGGGCTTCCGCAGCTGTCGCGGACGATTTGGACGTTGGTTCAACCACAGCCATTGGCTCCGTTTGGGTTGGAAAATGAATCAAAGTGAATTTTGGAAGTTCAATAGGCCACATCCCTTGATGTGACGTTTTTTCGTGATGCTTTGCGGGCTCGTGCCGACAATCGCACAACCACGATCTCGTACAGGACACTTACTTGGCGGCGCTGTTCGCTAAAAATGTCAAAACGGTCGCCGCTGCGGGTACCAGTGTTGCAGGAACACAGTACTCTTCGCTGCTGTGTAGTTTATCGCCTGTGATTCCCATGGTGTCGATGTTGGGTAGTTTCATTGCCGCCAATTTGCAGCCGTCACACGCACCGCCGGTGTCTTGCCACTCGATCGAGCGACCGACAGCGTTTGCCGCCGCCGCCACTCTATCCTGCATTGCCACCAACGCGTCATTAGAGCATTTCGGAGGCGAATGCAGCATCCCGTTTAGCTCGACTTCGTAACCGTCGCCGGTGAACTGATCGCGAATCGTCTCGAGCATCGACTCGATCCTCTGCATCGCCTGAGTGTCGGTCACTCGCACATTCAAGTGAACCGAGGCATAGTCGGGGACGCGGTTCAACGGCCCACCGCCAGCGATCTTGCCGACATTCACCAACACGCCACCATCGGGGTCATGAAGTTCAGCGAGCTTTACGACAATCCGCGACAGATGCACAATCGCATTGCGACCCTGTTCGGGATTACGACCTGCGTGCGCCGAGCGTCCGCGAACGACAAAGGCGAACCCGCCTGATCCTTTGCGTGCCGCGACGAGTTTTCCATCGGGCAGGGTCGGTTCGAACACCAATGCGGCATCAAATTGGGGGGCCAATGTTCGCATCAATGGTTCCGAAGCGGTCGAGCCTATCTCTTCATCAGGATTGAGCAGGATCGAAACCCCCAAATCGGCGAACAAACCGAATCGCAATCCTGCTTCGACCGCCATCGCGATCACGGCGATCCCGCCTTTGGCATCGGCCGTTCCCGGCCCCAGCAATCGATCGCCTTGGCGAACGCAGCGATCGGCGGTGTTCGATCCAACCGCGGGGTAGACGGTGTCGTAGTGGATCATCAACAAAACGCGTTGCCGAGCATCGGGTTGGTGGTGCCACAGCAGTGCCGGCCCCGTCGAAGGGGCGTACCACTGGCCTGCGTCATCCAGTAGCCTCATCGGTCCCAGGGGAATTTGGTCAAACGAAACGCCAAAGCTGCGAAAGTCCGTGCACAGCATCTCGGCCATTTGTTGCAACTGGGGTACATCCATCGACCACGAGTTTTGGTTGCACCAACGCTCGAGCCGATCGACCGAAGCGGATTGTTGGCGGTGCATCCACTCGATTGCAGCTTGAATCGGTTCGGAAATCATTTGGAATTAAGAATTAATAGTTGGCCATGACTTGGATTGGATTGTCGGCGATTTCTGCGGTCCTGTTGGGCTTCTATGACGTTACCAAAAAGATTGCGGTACGAAAGAACGCCGTGCCAATCGTTTTGTTGATCAGCGTTTCGGTCGGTGCTGCGATTTGGATGCCATTTATCTGCTGGTCCACCTTTTCGCCGACCAGTGTGCCGCATCCGATTCTAAAAGTCGATTCGTTGTCGTTTGCCGAGCACGGATTGTTGTTGGCCAAGAGCATCTTGGTGGGGGCTTCGTGGACCTTTGCATTTTTCGCTCTCAAACGGTTGCCGTTATCGATCGCGGCTCCGATTCGTTCGACCAGCCCGTTTTGGACGATCGCGATGGCATCGCTGGTGCTCGGTGAACGTCCCACCGGCACCCAGTGGATTGGCATCGTGATCGTACTTTTGGCATTCTGGGCATTCTCGGCGGTTAGTCTTCGCGAAGGCGTTTCCTTTAAAACGGATCGCGGTGTCGCGATGATGGTCGCGGCGACCATTCTGGGTGCATTGAGCTCGATTTACGACAAGTATCTATTGCAGACGGCAATGATTGCTCCATCCACCGTTCAGGCCTGGTTTTCGGTGTACTTAGTCCCCGTAATGGTCCCGATGGCGTTGATTTGGTGGCGAAGCGGACGAAAGAACAAAGATCGCGAGCTGTCGGTTCACGCGTTATTCGAGTGGCGGTGGGCGATTCTTGGAATTAGTCCGTTGCTGTTGGCCGCGGATATCGTCTACTTCACCGCCTTGGCCGACCCCGATGCACTCGTTTCGGTGATCTCGGTGGTGCGGCGATGCAGTGTCGTGATTGCGTTTCTGTTTGGTATTCGAGCCCTCGGGGAGGCCAATTTCTGGCCCAAAGCTGCGTGCGTGGTGACAATCCTGTGCGGCGTCGCCTTGTTGGTGTTAGGGGGGTGAAGGCCGGTGTCGTGCTTTTCAGTCGAGCCGAATCCCCGTATCCTATACGGCACTGTATCTTTCGAGGGCTGTGACCGGCGTGATGGTGACAGCTTTGTTTCAAATCAAGTGACGTGAAAAGCGAGTGGCAACCAACGTTGCTTCATGTTGATGAGCGAGATCCTGCTCTATTACAAACGTCCTGACCCAACGACTTGGGTGTACCTGTCGTCATTTCTGACGATCGGGTTGTTCTTCGTTTTTCACCGATTTTGGAGCATCCGTAACCTCGATATCTTCCTGCTCATCCTGCTGGCCCCAGGGTTATTGATGGTCCATGAGGGCCGCCGACGGCAACTGCAGGAAATTGAGTCGGAAGTGATCACGCACCGCCAAACGGAAACGGTTCCGGCGACGCCCCATTCCGCCAATGCCGACTCGGATCAGGGCTCGAGATTGAGCAATACCGAGCTTAGAAACACAGGGCTGGCAAACACGGGGCTGCGAGAGTTGGCGGCGGCGGGCGATTTGAACCCGTCCCCGAGGTCACAAAACGCCGCGACATCGTCCTTATCTAGCAAGCTCGGTTCGAGCGGCGGAGACGTCTTGGTGGCACTCACCCAAGCGGTCCCTACCGACGATCCAGATGCCGCAACGATGTCCGAAGAAGAAGCGTCGGTGCGTGCCGAAGCCGCGATCTTGGCGCAGCCCGCTGTACCGCTGGCAACCGACTCGCCCGAGTCGATGCTGGACGCCGATGCTGCGGGATCGGCGGATGCATCGACTGCCGATATCGAGGCGGATGTCGACCCCGAAGCGTCCTCGGAAATTGATCCCGAGGATATTCGTCGTTACGGGTTCATCAGCTTGTTCATCGTTCAATTCATGCTGCTGATTCGCTTGCTGTTGGATCCGTTGATGGTGCGTCGTCCGCTGTTGGACCCGAACCTTTCAAGCGGCGGGTTGACCTTTATCGGCGTTTCGCTGTTCATCTTTATGATGGCAAACATTGTCGCCAGCACCCCACGGATCCAAATCGAACAGGGACCCAAACTTGGGCCCGGTTACGCATTGATGAACATGTTGCCGGCAATTCCCACGCGGCCCGTGACCGACGCCTTGGCCGGTTCCACATTGGGTGACGAGAACGAATTAAACGAATCGCAAAGCCGACTGGCCACGATTGCCAAGGTGTTGGCGATCTTGGCACACGCGGCGATCGTTTCAGGCATCGTGCTGATCGGCAATTGGCACTTTGGCAATATGCGAGCCGGCGTGGGCTGTGCGACGCTGTATTTATTGATGCCGTACACCGCACAAATGACCGGGCGGGTCGATCATGCGCTGCCTGCGGCGCTGCTGCTTTGGGCTGTGTTATTTTATCGCAAACCGCTCGTCGCAGGCATCTTTCTGGGGCTTGCCGCGGGGCTGGTGTACTACCCGTTTTTCTTGCTGCCGCTGTGGATCAGTTTCTATTGGCGACGCGGCGTATGGCGGTTCACGATCGGGGTCGCGGTGATGCTCGGTTTGCTGATGATGTTGCTGTCGCTCAGCGGAGTCGAATCGCTTGTCGACCATTTGCGAACGATGTTTGGTTTGTTTAAACCCGAAACGAAATCGAATATTTTAGGTGGCATTTGGGGACTTGGATGGAATCCCATTTGGCGGTTGCCGGTGATCGTCGGGTTTGTGATTCTCTGTTCGTTCTTTGCCGCTTGGCCGGCGCAAAAGAATCTTGGAACGTTGATTGGATGTTCGGCTGCCGTGATGGTCGGTGCCCAGTTCTGGCACGGCTACGGTGGCGGACTCTACATCGCTTGGTTCTTGCCCCTGTTGTTATTGACCATCTTCCGACCGAACTTGCAGGACCGTATTGCCTTGAAAGTCGTCTCGGATTCTTCGAATAAAAAACGACGCCCCGCGGCGTTGGAGGTAGATGCGGCTTGACGGATCTGAACGTGAACTCTGGCCCGCAGACCAACCCTGGCCCCCATCCGAATGCAAACTCCATCGCGAGTGCAAACACGGTTGCGAATCCTAGTGCCCAAGCAAGTCATGCCGGCGAAGCGCTGCACCGCTATCGCGAACACCTAGCGGAAATTCAAACCGAACGCGATCGTTTGAAAGTTCGCGATCGGACCTACGGGACCGTTCGTGTGGTGTTGTTTCTGGTGGCGATCGTGTTTTGGGTGGTCGGATATTCCAGCGATGTCACCATCGCGCAACCCATCGGCTGGGCCGCGTTTATCGGCTTTATCGTAGCCGTGGTGCTGAACGAACCGATCCGTGATCGACTCGATGCGCTGCGACGTGAACGCTCGGTGTTTCGCCGTTTGGTCGCACGGATCGAACGTGATTGGGATCGTTTGGCCACGTCCAGCCTGTCTCGCCAGCTTGGTGAAGTCGAATTGCCAGCGGGCCAGCGAGACGCGGCAGCCGATTTGGATCTATTAGGCCGAGCGTCGTTGTTCCATTTGGTATCGATGACCGCGACGACTCCCGGTATTCGCACGCTCGCGTCGTGGTTGACCGGACCGGCGATTGCGGGTGATGCAATCGAACGGACCAAAGCTATCGAAACGCTTGCTCCACTGCGAGAAGAGCGACTGCGGTTCTACGTCACCGCACGCAAGGTCGCCGAAAGCAGTGGTGATCCTGATCGATTCACCGCCTGGGCCACCGGCCCACGTTGGTTGTCATCACGCAAATGGCTTGCTGGTTGGGCCAATCTCTCGGCGATCCTGGCGATCGTGTTTCTGCTAGCGATGATCGTGGGCTTCCTTGTGCTCGGATCTGCGACATGGTTCAAAATCGGGCTGTTCGGCCTTTTGGGCATTGGCGTTATCAATGTCACCTTGACCGGCGTCGCACTCGGACCGGCCCATGCGATCTTTTCGATCGCGATGGCCAGCCGCGGAGCCGTCGACGATTATCGTGATCTTTTTGCTGCCGCCGAGCGACTGCCGAGCGATCACGAATCAAGCCACACCGCTCACTTGCAAACCATCCGTGAAACCTTGGTCGCAGGTCCTCGCTCTGCTGCCGCCGGAATGCGAGCGTTACAAAAAGTAGCTGCCGCCGGGGCGCTGCGGCAATCCGCGGCGACGTTTTTGATTTACTTGCCGCTGCAAGCGTTCGCACTTTGGGACATCCGAGTGCTAAAACGGCTTGAACAGTGGCAACAGGACTACAGCGATGTGGTTGCCGGTTGGTTCGAATCGCTTGGACAATTTGAATCGCTGATGTCGTTGGCAGCACTTCGCGACGAGTATCCAAGTTGGACGACGCCCAAGTGGAAAAACGAAGCAAGTGATCGCTCGGTCGAAGCGGTCGAGATCGGGCATCCGCTGCTTCCTGATCAGGTCCGCGTTCGAAACGATGTTACCGTCGGCCCACCAGGCACCCTATTGTTGGTGACCGGCAGCAACATGTCGGGCAAAAGTACGATGCTGCGTAGCATCGGGCTAAACGTTGCCTTGGCTGGAACCGGAGCCCCGGTTTGTGCCACGCGGTTTGCGTTGCCATCGATTGAATTAGCAACCAGTATTCGTGTCAGCGACAACCTCAGCGAAGGCGTATCGTTTTACATGGCCGAGCTTCATCGCTTGAAGCAAGTCGTCGATCACGCCCGCCGCTTGGCCGACAAAGAAGACCGTGTCTTGCTGTTTTTGCTCGATGAAATCCTGCAAGGCACCAACAGCCGCGAACGGCAAATCGCAGTCGTGCAAGTGTTGCGGCACTTGATTGGATTCGAAGCGATCGGTGCGATCAGCACGCACGACTTGGAACTTGCCGACGAACCCGAGCTCAATTCGATCGCGCACACGGTTCATTTTCGCGAGACCATCACCACCGATGACGATGGCAATGACACGATGACGTTCGATTACCAGATGCGGCAAGGCGTCTCGCCCACAACCAACGCACTGCGATTGTTAGAAATGGTCGGGCTAGGCCCGAAAGCGTAGCGCATTGTCGCTCGGCTTTCCAAGCCGAAAGCGCAATCACGATCGCGATGTGGCTACACCGTTTCGGCGACGTTGATCGTGTTGATCAACATCCGCAATCGACCGAGTGCGCGGCGGTTGAAATGGAACACCAAACGCGGCATGTGAGCAAGATCGGGTTCGCCGATCTCGTCCGGCAATGCCGCCGACTGCTCGAACGTACCGTCGACCAGAATGTCACTGAATTGCTCGCGAATCGATTCAAGCGCGTCGGCCGTCAATTCTTTTTGCAGACGAAAAACGAGTCGGTCGCGGACATATCGCATACTGTGATAGTTGCGATAGAACTGCAACATCTCTTGGATCGCTTCATCGACCGAGTTCGTGATCTTGTAAAGATTCACATCCTCGGGGCTGATCATTCCATTGTTAAGCAATTGCTTTTCGAAGAACACGCCCAGGTCTCGCCAATAGCTGCCTTCGGCCGAGTCCAGCAACACCAACGGGATCATCGTTTGTTTGCCGGTCTGCATCAGCGTCAATGTTTCAAGCGCTTCATCAAGCGTGCCGAAACCGCCCGGACAACAAATCACTCCGCTGCACTCTTTCACAAACATCAACTTGCGAGTGAAGAAGTACTTCATCGTGACCAGTTTGGCGTCACCTTGGATGTAAGGGTTTGCACTCTGTTCGAAGGGCAACATGATGTTCAGCCCCATCGATGCTTCACGGCCCGCGCCGCGGTGTCCCGCTTCCATGATGCCACCGCCGGCACCGGTGATCACCATCCATCCGTGCGATGCGATCCGGCGACTTAGTTCCACTGCACTTTCGTACTCGGGATGCCCCGGCATCGTCCGCGCGGAACCGAATATCGTGACCTTGCGACGTTTGCGGAAAGGACGAAACACCTTAAACGCATAACGCAATTCGCGAAGCGTTCGCGAGAGAATCTTTAAGTCGCCCCGAGCCGTATTGTCCTTCTCGAGTCGATCGATGGTATGACGCATGACCTGCAAAATGTCTTGCGTTTCAATCGTCGATATTGGTTCGTCCGCCGGCTGGGGACGCTGAAGTTCATCTTCGCCAATCGCTTCGTCGGGCAGACGTTTAGGGTCCATGTGTCCTTCAGTGCCTGTTCAGTGTTGCAAATAAGTTCAGAGCAGCAGAGTGAATACAACGCGTGTTTTCGCGTAAATCAAGGTCTTCGGTATGCCAGTGTAACGTGCTTGGGTCCGCCGAGGGAAGCTCGTTGCCGTTGGCCACGAGCCCCCTGGTCTGCGGCATCCCAATTATGCTGCCTTGGCCAGCGATTCTTCTTCGCTAGCAACTGATTGAAGTGGTCGAAGGCCGAGAGATCGTCCGAGCACGACCGCGATCGGAGCCGCCGCAAAACTCAGCAACGCTCCCATCTTCACCGAGTCTTGATCCAAACCGGGGACGGTGAATGCCGCAACCGAGACAAACAAGGCCACGGTAAAACCAATGCCAGCGACCATGCCCAGCGTCACCACGTGCCGATAATCCATCCCTGCTGGTTTTTCCAGTTTCAATCCTTTCTCTGCGAATAACGTCAGCAAGGTGATGCCGACCGGTTTGCCCACCAATAGTCCGGCCAGCACAACCCAGGTTCCCGTACCGAGACTGCTCATCACGACGCCCGCGTTGGCCAACCCAAACAATCCCAGCCCAAATTCGACCGGCAATTTCCATGCGTGTTCGAACTCATTGAGGGTGTCGTGCCGGTTCTGTTCCTCGCGAGCAAAAATGCCAAGGTCGGTATGGGCATGAGGTAACAAGGGAATGATCGGGACCAAACCCAAGGCCGGATGAATGTTGGCCTGATAAAAACTAAACCACGAAACGACCCCCGGACCAA
This genomic stretch from Novipirellula caenicola harbors:
- a CDS encoding arginine N-succinyltransferase, with product MWVLRAVRIDDLDALHDLVKSATRGLTSLQLKRDQLLDRIEHSEFAFSRSGPSPRGEPYVLVLVNQQTGELAGTSTVYAKTGGYQPFYAYQLVETEHVSEQLGVRQRRQSLLLTRIHDGPTEIGSLFLRGKYRGHGFGRWLSMARFALIAMRPHRFADRVIAEMRGRADKDGTVPFFEAIAGKFMPIEFSVADALSTVSKQFIEELMPDSPIYLNLLPSKIRDGIGQVHDETVPALAMLKKEGFRETDFVDIFDGGPMISCETNQIKAVKRTRELTVKAILVEEPSGSEAGSSEKHIVCSTHHGFTSVYTTILIDPTTGDVTIDAASAEALQLGIGSTCYVLGKS
- a CDS encoding aminotransferase class III-fold pyridoxal phosphate-dependent enzyme produces the protein MAVVEPTSKSSATAAEALRSDPRVAEAKRLIAEAVAEHAKSIDDVRGADESLVPGYQAMLERLGQARGGAPIWPYLSAGLGNGPYVQLADGSVKLDFIGGIGVHGCGHSDPRMVDAAIDAALEDTVMQGNLQQHPPSLEMCERLLKLATAGGAKFDHCLLSTSGAMANENALKIALHHKAPANRIIAFENAFAGRSIALAALTDRPNYRAGLPLALAVDYLPFREQADPEGSTKRAVAQLKRLLNRHPGRYAAFWAEPIAGEGGYYPGSHDFFEALCVPLREAGIPIIFDEVQSFSRTSKPFAFQHYGLDRFADIVTIGKITQVCATLYGEAFKPTGPILSQTFTGASSSIATGLATLDALESSNCFGADGQNVKRHEYFENALNTLVKKYPGLISGPFGEGMMIAFTPGDGSFDQAKRLMGIMYDLGLLGFVCGADPTRIRFLPAPAITTTEHIDAAITLLDQSLALFREPDQVK
- a CDS encoding hydrolase — translated: MISEPIQAAIEWMHRQQSASVDRLERWCNQNSWSMDVPQLQQMAEMLCTDFRSFGVSFDQIPLGPMRLLDDAGQWYAPSTGPALLWHHQPDARQRVLLMIHYDTVYPAVGSNTADRCVRQGDRLLGPGTADAKGGIAVIAMAVEAGLRFGLFADLGVSILLNPDEEIGSTASEPLMRTLAPQFDAALVFEPTLPDGKLVAARKGSGGFAFVVRGRSAHAGRNPEQGRNAIVHLSRIVVKLAELHDPDGGVLVNVGKIAGGGPLNRVPDYASVHLNVRVTDTQAMQRIESMLETIRDQFTGDGYEVELNGMLHSPPKCSNDALVAMQDRVAAAANAVGRSIEWQDTGGACDGCKLAAMKLPNIDTMGITGDKLHSSEEYCVPATLVPAAATVLTFLANSAAK
- a CDS encoding DMT family transporter, whose protein sequence is MTWIGLSAISAVLLGFYDVTKKIAVRKNAVPIVLLISVSVGAAIWMPFICWSTFSPTSVPHPILKVDSLSFAEHGLLLAKSILVGASWTFAFFALKRLPLSIAAPIRSTSPFWTIAMASLVLGERPTGTQWIGIVIVLLAFWAFSAVSLREGVSFKTDRGVAMMVAATILGALSSIYDKYLLQTAMIAPSTVQAWFSVYLVPVMVPMALIWWRSGRKNKDRELSVHALFEWRWAILGISPLLLAADIVYFTALADPDALVSVISVVRRCSVVIAFLFGIRALGEANFWPKAACVVTILCGVALLVLGG
- a CDS encoding MutS family DNA mismatch repair protein, which encodes MNSGPQTNPGPHPNANSIASANTVANPSAQASHAGEALHRYREHLAEIQTERDRLKVRDRTYGTVRVVLFLVAIVFWVVGYSSDVTIAQPIGWAAFIGFIVAVVLNEPIRDRLDALRRERSVFRRLVARIERDWDRLATSSLSRQLGEVELPAGQRDAAADLDLLGRASLFHLVSMTATTPGIRTLASWLTGPAIAGDAIERTKAIETLAPLREERLRFYVTARKVAESSGDPDRFTAWATGPRWLSSRKWLAGWANLSAILAIVFLLAMIVGFLVLGSATWFKIGLFGLLGIGVINVTLTGVALGPAHAIFSIAMASRGAVDDYRDLFAAAERLPSDHESSHTAHLQTIRETLVAGPRSAAAGMRALQKVAAAGALRQSAATFLIYLPLQAFALWDIRVLKRLEQWQQDYSDVVAGWFESLGQFESLMSLAALRDEYPSWTTPKWKNEASDRSVEAVEIGHPLLPDQVRVRNDVTVGPPGTLLLVTGSNMSGKSTMLRSIGLNVALAGTGAPVCATRFALPSIELATSIRVSDNLSEGVSFYMAELHRLKQVVDHARRLADKEDRVLLFLLDEILQGTNSRERQIAVVQVLRHLIGFEAIGAISTHDLELADEPELNSIAHTVHFRETITTDDDGNDTMTFDYQMRQGVSPTTNALRLLEMVGLGPKA
- a CDS encoding LOG family protein; protein product: MDPKRLPDEAIGEDELQRPQPADEPISTIETQDILQVMRHTIDRLEKDNTARGDLKILSRTLRELRYAFKVFRPFRKRRKVTIFGSARTMPGHPEYESAVELSRRIASHGWMVITGAGGGIMEAGHRGAGREASMGLNIMLPFEQSANPYIQGDAKLVTMKYFFTRKLMFVKECSGVICCPGGFGTLDEALETLTLMQTGKQTMIPLVLLDSAEGSYWRDLGVFFEKQLLNNGMISPEDVNLYKITNSVDEAIQEMLQFYRNYHSMRYVRDRLVFRLQKELTADALESIREQFSDILVDGTFEQSAALPDEIGEPDLAHMPRLVFHFNRRALGRLRMLINTINVAETV